Part of the Citrus sinensis cultivar Valencia sweet orange chromosome 2, DVS_A1.0, whole genome shotgun sequence genome, TCTTTCTCAGCTTGGAGGTAGCTCACTCCAAGCTGAACTTTAAAAGTACTTCTCAATTCAATTCCCATAAAAACCTGTATTTTAGGCAATAAACCTCAAAGAAATAGCAGGTTTTTTTCAAGTGCTTGCATAAAAGGTCCACTTATGCTAGAGAAAACTCAATACCACATCCATTTCACACAATCATGGACACAGAAACAAATGCAAGTTGAATCAAGGTCCACATATCTAGGAAATCTCTCAGCATTGCCATAAGGAAGCAGCAATAGTGAATTCAGGATGAACAaacaattgataataattatcCCATCTGAATTTACTGATAAAAAATAGTgtcaaaagagagagaaaatgattatttagtaccttgaaattatttttcttcacatCAAAACCCAAAGGCGATGCAGCTTCCTCAATTTTCGATATAATTTCGTTAACAGGACGTTTGGATGTAAATCTTGTTTCTCGTTTCACAAGTCCCTTTAACCAAAAGAAATGTCAGCTGTCCCAGATTCATGTTAAGCAAACTCATAACAATTAGCTTGTAAAACTGAGCTAATATTAAGCTATACATAGAGAGCAGATCATACAATATGCATTCAACATTCACATATTATGATGAATCTGCAGATCAGGATTAGTAAGATTAGCATGTTCGGTTATGTAATTGAGTGGCTATATGCACAAATACTTGCAATAATGAAGTTACCTGCCCATCAGCTAAAATGCTTATCAAGCTTCAGAATGCAATTTAACCATACCATTTGCTTTTCGAAAAGGGAACTGAGGTTGAGTCCCTGAGATGTGGAGATCAACTCAAACGCATTCATAGTGAGAGGTGCAACAGGGCCTTCTTCTCGCCTCTCCACAACAAGGTTTCGAGAATCCTTTTCACCAAAAGGAACATATAAGCAGGTCAAAACAGTTGCATCAACCACAACATCATGCTACATATGAGAAACACAAGTCTTACCATCGATTCATTAAAGATAGAATCCACATCATCAAGATCAATATTAGGTTGTTCAAAACTAGGTGGCTTATATCCCTTCTTAAACCACTCATTCTCAATAACCTCAGCCATCGTTATTCGCTGTTCAAACCATCAGCACATATAGTGAACTCATAAGTAGTCAAAATGCAATTACATAACATGCAACTCAGAAAATTGAGTTCCCCGACCCTTTCAACAAGAGAAATGCTAAGTTTCACAAGCAAGATGAGGCATGCACAAAAAGCataagaaaaagaggagtacTGTCACAGGATTAGGGTCCAAAATTCTTGAGATCAGTTTCTTTGCACTTGTCGAGAACCATGGAGGACTCTTGAAGTCAGCCTTAAATATCTGAAATCAAATTAGGAACCCAAGCTTTGAGCTCATAAAATGGACAACGTTCAGACTACCGCATAAcaataaaaagtaaacatCCACCCATAGCACAAGCAAGAACTTTGCAATTCATTGGCTACCATCCAGCTTTATCAAAACAATCTACAATGAAGAGTTGCTTTAACTTCCACAAGCATCACATAGTTCTACTACTAACAAATTCTAATCACTATATTCATTTCAGACCAATTTTTCTTGTGTAATTCCAATCCAATGCCATTAGCATCAAGTGCAGATACGATCAAGCCAATGGTATCtctttataaacaaaaattagtgaGCAAAAAAGTTGTAAAACAGTAAAAGCAAAGGTTTTAACTGAATCATCATTCGTCTGGAGAAACACATCATAAAAAACAGTGCTATAAACATGAATTgatttatatgattttattgaaGAACTCCTACAAAAATCCAATCTGATGGCTCTAAACAGTATTATTATGCAACATCATACCAAATAGTTTCTAAGTCCTATCAAATAAGTTCATCATCTTTGCCGATGCTTCTGTATCAAATAAGCTCATTATTTACATGAATTGATTTACATGATTGGTATAGAAGAACTCCTTCAAAAATCCAATCTGATGGCTCTAAACAGTATTATTATGCAACACTACTAATAGCAATACTCATaccaaatattttctaagtccTATCAAATAAGCTCATCATCTTTGCCAATGCTTCTGTATCACCTGACTCAGAAATAATTGCTACAATGTCAATGACATTCAAATAacataaaggaaaataatgaaagaatTACCTTCTTATATAAAGCCATCAGATTGGATTCTTCAAAAGGCAAGTAACCAGCCATTAAGACATAAAGAATCACACCGCAAGACCAGAGATCTGCCTTAGCTCCATCGTAgcctttattattaatcacCTGCAAAGGGTAGCacagaaaataaagataaataacaaGTTGTcagaagaaatgaaagagTAGTTTGTGCCAAAAGCTAGAATACCTCTGGAGCAACATAATTAGGTGTTCCGCATGTTGTATGAAGTAAACCATCATCCTATACATGAAGGGCAAGAGATCAGTAGTGAAAATTTcttcaataaattatgtaaagcTGTCTAGAGAATCCAACATTATCATTTGGGGTTTTTGGGTGGTGGTGATGGGGGGAAGGAAGATGGCATGTGGTGGCACTAGAAATGGTACTTCTGCAGGACTGCCATATAGAAAATATTGATGAAATTCATTACAAAATAAAGCTTAGTTGAGTAGCGCATCCAACTTACTCTAACTTGCTGAGGTAAAGCACTCAATCCAAAATCTGAAACCTTAAGAACTCCATTAGCATCCAACAGTAAGTTCTCTGGCTGTGATACACAAACCAAGCAACCATTTCAATCATATATAgaaaagttatttaattatctcTGAACTTAGATTCTCTATTTTAGAAGCTCACGCAAgcaagcataattaaaaatacactCTCAAACCTTTAGATCTCTATGACAAACACCTCTGCTATGGCAATAATCCACGGCATTAATAAGCTGCTGAAAATACTTTCTAGCTTCATCTTCCTTCAACCTCCCTCTACTTGCCTGCAGTCCAACAACCAGAAATTACAGTTACTGAcatttgatttataaaaataatttagaaaattcacTGCCAGGGGCATGTGAATGTTCACCATAAGAGGCAAATGCAAACTTAACTTACAATTTTGTCAAAAAGTTCACCACCGGTCACAAATTCCAAAACAATGTATATTTTTGTCTTGCTTGCCATCACCTGCAGCAAGAAAACTTCTCAAAGTCACAAAAAGGACATAAACAATTATAACCAAGAACTAGATGCACTAATCTTTGATTGCAGATATGTGGAAACCATAAGGTctaataaacacaaaaacacGAGAAATGAAGGAATAACAAGACATTTTAAGCAAAATACGAAGAAGTCTTCTGACCTCATACATGCGGATGACATTAGGGTGTCTAATAAGTTTCATGGTTGAAATTTCACGCTTAATCTGCAAAGAGAACaaggaatttatttattaaaaagagagagagagagagaactgCATCAGTGCATTTTCAGCAATGCCAAGGCATAAAAACGAAGTCATGACAGGACTGTTAGGAGGCGCCCCTTAGCGTTTAAGACCGTTAAATCCTTGTTTTGCCCCACAAGGTCGATTCTCTTCCAAAAATTGCCTACAAATGCTTTCATAAAACCTATTTTGCTCAAATCACTAATGAACCAAAACTAATATTTGTAGCTCAGCTTCTTCcctcaaatattataataactaattaCTGATctgcaataataaaatttgaactcCAGAATACTTTTCAAACAGCAAATCAAATCATTAGTCAAATCTTAAATTCAAAGgcgtgtaaaaaaaaatatcattaccTGACCGATCATCTTATGCTTGAGAACCTTTTCTTTATCGAGAATTTTAATGGCGACATTTTCTCCAGTTTCAGTGTTTCTAGCAAACTTCACTTTGGCGAAGCTTCCTTCTCCGAGCGTCCTTCCTAACTCGTACTTCCCAACACGTGTCCTGCTTGCTCCGCCTGTGCGAGAAGCCATGTCCTTCCCTTCAATCTTCGCTCAACCTAAGATTCAGTTTTCGTTCCCTTCCCTTCctcaatataatttaaaaatctcttcttattttcgattttttcTCTCTCGCTTTGGAGATTATTTACTAACGATCAAGACCTCTTCTTTTTGCACGGCTGCCATACCTGCGACTTCTCTACCCTCAtctttgcttcttcttttttttaaaaaaagaaaaagatttataaattattcagACGCTAATTACTAAATCAGTGGAGATCCTctgcaaaattcaaaaactcaAACCTCGACAATTCAGGACGAATCGATGAGAGATTGTGACCGACAGATCAGACATGGACCCCATGGAATCGAGTGAATCAGCCGAGAAAGGAtgtaaattatgattttggCAAAATCGATGTATTTACTCGCAAATTTCAGTcgaataaagaaataataatcataataattaattagcgCACGGATCTATAAAGGGGCTTGCACTGAGAAGATAAATCAGAGACGTACATCTACGTGAATTATTGAGGAGATTCTTGCGAAGAAATTTTGGGAGCTGGATCGTAGGCGAAGTATTTGGTgtcagaaaattttaattatggcCTGGTCTTGTGCGTAGGCAGTGCCTAAATAGGCGAGGACGGttcatttattacaaaataattgtcAATTATTCATTGTGGGACCGGCAGAACATGTGGGATCCAGTGGGCGGAGGAATTTGTCAGCTGCGTCTCACTTCATGATTGGCTATTTATTTGGTGACTGGATAAATAAACGCACACGATCCGTTACTACGGTCGATTGATTGATGTATGATGATGAAAGCGGTAGTTTCGGACTTTTTAGGTAACGAATATATCAATGAAATTAAACTTAAGGCTATGGTCACGTCGAAACAAATTTAGATTACGTATTTTAGTAACGCacgtaaaataataaataataaaatatttattataattttaattgtatgaTTATAAAGTGatgttttaaattctaaactaaattattaacctaaatttatttatataccTCATAAGTTTTTAATCTTTACTGTTTGGGTTTGCATCAAAATCCGTTTTGACgcaacttgaaaataaaaattttgaaaaataaaattagaaattttttagattttttatcatattcatTACGTAATTTTGAAATCATATAAACATTTGtaaacaaacaataatttttttttagtaaatggTTCcactaatttctttttctttttctttttcagagagtattaacaattttttttcataaaatattaattttatttaagataagtaatatgattttttttttaagatgcaGACTAGAGAGGCGAGCA contains:
- the LOC102623686 gene encoding CBL-interacting serine/threonine-protein kinase 23 isoform X1 gives rise to the protein MASRTGGASRTRVGKYELGRTLGEGSFAKVKFARNTETGENVAIKILDKEKVLKHKMIGQIKREISTMKLIRHPNVIRMYEVMASKTKIYIVLEFVTGGELFDKIASRGRLKEDEARKYFQQLINAVDYCHSRGVCHRDLKPENLLLDANGVLKVSDFGLSALPQQVRDDGLLHTTCGTPNYVAPEVINNKGYDGAKADLWSCGVILYVLMAGYLPFEESNLMALYKKIFKADFKSPPWFSTSAKKLISRILDPNPVTRITMAEVIENEWFKKGYKPPSFEQPNIDLDDVDSIFNESMDSRNLVVERREEGPVAPLTMNAFELISTSQGLNLSSLFEKQMGLVKRETRFTSKRPVNEIISKIEEAASPLGFDVKKNNFKLKLQGEKTGRKGHLSVATEIFEVAPSLYMVELRKSGGDTLEFHKFYKNLSTGLKDVVWKSGDETIVEGSAVAGGAGSQ
- the LOC102623686 gene encoding CBL-interacting serine/threonine-protein kinase 23 isoform X4, encoding MASRGRLKEDEARKYFQQLINAVDYCHSRGVCHRDLKPENLLLDANGVLKVSDFGLSALPQQVRDDGLLHTTCGTPNYVAPEVINNKGYDGAKADLWSCGVILYVLMAGYLPFEESNLMALYKKIFKADFKSPPWFSTSAKKLISRILDPNPVTRITMAEVIENEWFKKGYKPPSFEQPNIDLDDVDSIFNESMDSRNLVVERREEGPVAPLTMNAFELISTSQGLNLSSLFEKQMGLVKRETRFTSKRPVNEIISKIEEAASPLGFDVKKNNFKLKLQGEKTGRKGHLSVATEIFEVAPSLYMVELRKSGGDTLEFHKFYKNLSTGLKDVVWKSGDETIVEGSAVAGGAGSQ
- the LOC102623686 gene encoding CBL-interacting serine/threonine-protein kinase 23 isoform X2: MASRTGGASRTRVGKYELGRTLGEGSFAKVKFARNTETGENVAIKILDKEKVLKHKMIGQIKREISTMKLIRHPNVIRMYEASRGRLKEDEARKYFQQLINAVDYCHSRGVCHRDLKPENLLLDANGVLKVSDFGLSALPQQVRDDGLLHTTCGTPNYVAPEVINNKGYDGAKADLWSCGVILYVLMAGYLPFEESNLMALYKKIFKADFKSPPWFSTSAKKLISRILDPNPVTRITMAEVIENEWFKKGYKPPSFEQPNIDLDDVDSIFNESMDSRNLVVERREEGPVAPLTMNAFELISTSQGLNLSSLFEKQMGLVKRETRFTSKRPVNEIISKIEEAASPLGFDVKKNNFKLKLQGEKTGRKGHLSVATEIFEVAPSLYMVELRKSGGDTLEFHKFYKNLSTGLKDVVWKSGDETIVEGSAVAGGAGSQ
- the LOC102623686 gene encoding CBL-interacting serine/threonine-protein kinase 23 isoform X3, with the translated sequence MASRTGGASRTRVGKYELGRTLGEGSFAKVKFARNTETGENVAIKILDKEKVLKHKMIGQIKREISTMKLIRHPNVIRMYEVMASKTKIYIVLEFVTGGELFDKIASRGRLKEDEARKYFQQLINAVDYCHSRGVCHRDLKPENLLLDANGVLKVSDFGLSALPQQVRDDGLLHTTCGTPNYVAPEVINNKGYDGAKADLWSCGVILYVLMAGYLPFEESNLMALYKKRITMAEVIENEWFKKGYKPPSFEQPNIDLDDVDSIFNESMDSRNLVVERREEGPVAPLTMNAFELISTSQGLNLSSLFEKQMGLVKRETRFTSKRPVNEIISKIEEAASPLGFDVKKNNFKLKLQGEKTGRKGHLSVATEIFEVAPSLYMVELRKSGGDTLEFHKFYKNLSTGLKDVVWKSGDETIVEGSAVAGGAGSQ